The Paenibacillus sp. FSL R7-0204 genome includes a region encoding these proteins:
- a CDS encoding response regulator transcription factor: protein MKAPQGVRLLLVDDEPHILQFLELGLINEGFEVQTAADGAEALAAAADFKPHVVILDVMMPGMDGFEVCRCLRSEEAEVAIIMLTARDEVDDRVTGLSLGADDYMVKPFSFEELLARIQARLRNQFPGLLGEVRCGPFRIDGRRKEIRHKEEVLELSPTEYELLQYLVINHGLVLSKPMILDKVWGYDFGGEENIVEVYIRSLREKLGDKEHRIIRTLRGAGYRVDLV from the coding sequence ATGAAAGCGCCACAAGGCGTCCGGTTGCTGCTGGTAGATGATGAGCCTCATATCCTTCAGTTTCTGGAACTGGGCCTAATTAACGAAGGCTTTGAGGTACAGACCGCCGCAGATGGCGCTGAGGCGCTGGCAGCGGCGGCCGACTTCAAGCCGCATGTCGTTATTCTCGATGTGATGATGCCCGGCATGGACGGATTCGAGGTCTGCAGGTGCCTCCGTTCCGAGGAAGCGGAGGTGGCGATCATTATGCTGACCGCGAGGGATGAGGTGGACGACCGCGTCACGGGCCTGTCCCTGGGCGCAGATGATTACATGGTGAAGCCGTTCAGCTTCGAGGAGCTGCTGGCCCGGATTCAGGCCCGGCTGCGCAACCAGTTCCCCGGCCTGCTCGGCGAGGTCCGCTGCGGCCCCTTCCGGATTGACGGCCGCCGCAAGGAGATCCGCCATAAGGAGGAGGTGCTGGAGCTGTCTCCGACTGAATATGAGCTGCTGCAGTATCTGGTGATCAACCACGGTCTGGTCCTGAGCAAGCCGATGATTCTGGACAAGGTGTGGGGCTATGACTTCGGCGGGGAGGAGAATATCGTGGAGGTCTATATACGCTCCCTCCGGGAGAAGCTCGGCGACAAGGAGCACCGGATCATCCGCACCCTGCGCGGGGCGGGGTACCGGGTGGATCTGGTATGA
- a CDS encoding sensor histidine kinase codes for MTARTRSFSGRFHAPRSLRKQLLAASLLILSGLLILIGTLQYVLMRNFIYSNRAEAMETQIRSVPFEIFNNAGNRRPGGDRRPLLLDAHTTLAIYNQDGGFMDLKEETLSASPAPRMSNEAYNQLLRLAPDKRGGKYQLITAGDGSRHLAVFMNLGRPGAARMLLQMTVETGPLRDVILQQLLIFGALSVAALLAGLLLYLPALRKTLVPLSNMGRSAQIIDAGNLNVRFPEQQGQLEIDQLSQSFNGMLERLEISFKNELEAKEQMRRFAADASHELRTPLTSIYGFLEVLLRGAADNREQLYSALNSMHGEAKRINKLVEDLLLLARMDGAPRLRVKQVLLGELIDDMQAQLRVLAGERQVVFDLAYGIRCLVDPDQIRQVLLNLFHNAVQHTDAFKGIIHISLHAGGELAELTVKDNGSGISAEHLPHVFDRFYRSDSSRTRKYGGSGLGLSITRSIAEAHQGEVTVSSTPGEGAAFKVSLPCLQD; via the coding sequence ATGACTGCCCGGACCCGGAGCTTCTCGGGCAGATTCCATGCTCCGCGTTCCCTGCGCAAGCAGCTGCTCGCCGCCTCGCTGCTCATTCTCTCAGGATTGCTTATACTGATCGGCACACTCCAGTATGTACTCATGCGGAATTTCATATACAGCAACCGGGCAGAGGCGATGGAGACCCAGATACGCTCTGTGCCATTTGAAATCTTCAATAATGCAGGTAACAGACGGCCCGGGGGAGACCGCCGTCCCCTGCTGCTGGACGCCCATACTACCCTCGCTATCTACAATCAGGATGGCGGCTTCATGGATTTGAAGGAAGAGACCCTGTCCGCTTCGCCTGCACCGAGAATGAGTAATGAGGCCTATAACCAGCTGTTGAGGCTCGCCCCAGACAAGCGGGGCGGGAAATACCAGCTGATTACCGCCGGGGATGGCAGCCGGCATCTGGCGGTCTTCATGAATCTGGGCAGGCCCGGTGCTGCGCGGATGCTCCTGCAGATGACAGTGGAGACCGGACCGCTGAGGGATGTCATCCTGCAGCAGCTGCTTATATTCGGAGCGTTATCGGTAGCAGCTCTGCTGGCCGGGCTGCTGCTGTATTTGCCTGCGCTGCGCAAGACGCTGGTCCCCTTATCCAACATGGGGCGTTCGGCCCAGATTATCGATGCCGGTAACCTGAATGTGCGGTTCCCTGAGCAGCAGGGCCAGCTTGAGATCGACCAGCTCTCCCAGTCCTTCAACGGTATGCTGGAGCGGCTGGAGATTTCGTTCAAAAATGAGCTGGAGGCGAAAGAGCAGATGCGCCGGTTCGCCGCCGATGCTTCCCATGAGCTGCGGACGCCGCTGACGTCTATCTACGGCTTCCTGGAGGTACTGCTGCGCGGAGCTGCCGATAACCGGGAACAGCTCTATAGCGCGCTGAACAGCATGCACGGTGAAGCCAAGCGGATCAACAAGCTGGTGGAGGACCTGCTTCTGCTCGCCCGGATGGACGGTGCCCCCCGGCTGCGGGTCAAGCAGGTACTGCTGGGCGAGCTGATCGACGACATGCAGGCACAGCTCCGGGTGCTGGCTGGAGAGCGGCAGGTCGTATTCGACCTGGCATACGGTATCCGTTGCCTGGTTGATCCTGACCAGATCAGACAGGTCCTTCTTAATCTATTCCACAATGCGGTTCAGCATACCGATGCGTTCAAGGGCATCATCCATATATCGCTGCATGCCGGGGGAGAACTCGCAGAGCTGACCGTGAAGGATAACGGCTCCGGCATCTCTGCGGAGCATCTCCCGCATGTCTTCGACCGCTTCTACCGCAGCGATTCCTCCCGCACACGCAAATACGGCGGCTCCGGGCTTGGTTTATCGATTACCAGGTCCATTGCCGAAGCGCATCAGGGAGAAGTGACAGTA